In the Acropora muricata isolate sample 2 chromosome 1, ASM3666990v1, whole genome shotgun sequence genome, one interval contains:
- the LOC136919576 gene encoding myosin heavy chain, non-muscle-like, giving the protein MAVSVFDVGPFLEGVSNLQGKLEDAIAKSRLLLEAIEGSQSKYVKQNEDYPVLRSLKGRLAASQVPNENLATELVKFKLDLEFFVDKIFQSQESVRRIRRDSILQAKELDLNRDKLWYEKGELAAERKRLELERKELDTVRLKLEKVPAKGDTGLGLTRNERTIESADLLDENSSKPNNNNYCSSKGVMNEFCDVGCQIGPPPEEGLIMRNVECQTELMVLKCEHIEAEREEETSGVINTPFIDLEKLNQDAQTKNSHVLPLRSQTSCKNAVSSTCPRVATAPVSRAKALLLTRQAQALGIHKTLIDAIYQKKQEILSLKVENASLTKRANEANSELFYVRNQLTVNVADRDELQNKLHRCKEKIQKLEDTLKKQAFSLVHNKKHQGQLEEEIRWSKILAVPPYTQSSCTDRGIYQEGINSKGHGRQSCKTCTCKITSKGRS; this is encoded by the exons atggcggtgTCGGTGTTCGATGTTGGTCCATTTCttgaaggagtttcaaatcttCAAGGAAAGCTAGAGGATGCGATCGCAAAAAGTAGGTTGCTTCTTGAAGCAATCGAAGGTTCGCAGTCAAAATACGTGAAACAAAACGAAGATTACCCCGTTCTTCGAAGTTTGAAAGGAAGGCTGGCTGCCTCGCAGGTACCGAACGAAAATTTGGCTACAGAACTTGTAAAATTTAAATTGGATCTGGAATTTTTTGTGGACAAAATATTTCAAAGTCAGGAAAGCGTAAGAAGAATAAGGAGGGATTCCATACTACAAGCGAAAGAACTGGACTTAAATCGTGATAAACTGTGGTACGAGAAAGGAGAATTAGCAGCCGAAAGGAAAAGGTTAGAACTGGAACGAAAGGAATTAGACACCGTTCGTTTAAAATTGGAGAAAGTACCAGCTAAAGGAGATACGGGCCTAGGTCTAACCAGAAACGAAAGAACGATAGAATCAGCTGACCTACTGGACGAGAATTCCTCAAaaccaaacaacaacaattattgttcATCAAAAGGTGTCATGAATG AATTCTGTGATGTGGGATGTCAAATAGGGCCTCCACCAGAAGAAGGATTAATAATGAGAAATGTTGAGTGTCAAACTGAACTGATGGTATTGAAATGTGAGCACATAGAGGctgaaagagaagaagaaacCAGTGGTGTTATCAACACA CCATTTATAGATTTGGAAAAACTGAATCAAGATGCACAGACAAAGAACAGTCATGTTTTGCCTTTGCGGTCTCAAACCTCATGCAAGAATGCTGTGAGTAGCACTTGTCCTCGGGTTGCCACAGCACCAGTCTCGAGGGCAAAAGCGCTGCTTCTGACTCGACAAGCACAGGCTCTTGGAATTCATAAG ACTCTAATTGATGCGATCTATCAAAAGAAGCAGGAAATTCTCTCCCTCAAAGTTGAAAATGCTTCCCTTACAAAGAGAGCCAATGAAGCTAACTCAGAATTGTTTTATGTCAGA AATCAATTGACAGTAAATGTGGCAGACAGAGATGAACTGCAAAATAAATTGCACAGATGCAAGGAGAAG ATTCAAAAGCTTGAGGACACGTTAAAGAAACAAGCATTTAGTTTGGTGCACAATAAAAAACATCAGGGACAACTTGAAGAGGAGATCAGATGGAGTAAG ATTTTAGCTGTTCCACCCTATACACAGTCCAGTTGCACTGACAGAGGAATTTATCAAGAGGGAATAAATAGTAAAGGACACGGTAGACAGAGCTGCAAAACTTGTACATGTAAAATTACATCAAAAGGAAGATCATGA